One window from the genome of Natronomonas pharaonis DSM 2160 encodes:
- a CDS encoding nascent polypeptide-associated complex protein, with protein MFGGGGGLNPRKMKQMMNQMGIDLEEIDAEEVVIRTADEELVFDDAEVQLMDAQGQQTYQVVGEPESRERGDSGSEDDSETESGGEFSEDDVEIVAQRAGVSESTARETLEETGDLAAAVQKLE; from the coding sequence ATGTTCGGAGGAGGCGGCGGACTGAACCCGCGCAAGATGAAGCAGATGATGAACCAGATGGGTATCGACCTCGAAGAAATCGACGCCGAGGAGGTCGTCATCCGTACAGCCGACGAGGAACTCGTCTTCGACGACGCTGAGGTCCAACTAATGGACGCTCAGGGCCAGCAGACCTATCAGGTCGTCGGCGAGCCCGAGAGTCGCGAGCGAGGCGACAGCGGCTCCGAAGACGACAGCGAGACCGAAAGCGGCGGCGAGTTCTCCGAGGACGATGTCGAAATCGTCGCCCAGCGGGCCGGCGTCAGCGAATCGACAGCCCGGGAGACGCTCGAGGAGACCGGCGACCTCGCGGCGGCCGTCCAGAAGCTGGAGTGA
- a CDS encoding PUA domain-containing protein: protein MSDERDVDALRTVADYQFGRGAGEALFDGEVEIQRTGSGRPQQVLVDGERVVSYGTDGRVTLSAVGGKRLQTALSPPAYRVIVGDDSEPFVRDEKNVFAKFVREVDPAIRPGDEVLVEHYDGDLLAVGRAELSAAAMADFETGMAVAVRDGNPE, encoded by the coding sequence GTGAGCGACGAACGCGACGTAGACGCCCTGCGGACCGTCGCCGACTACCAGTTCGGACGCGGGGCCGGCGAGGCGCTGTTCGACGGCGAGGTCGAAATCCAGCGGACGGGGTCGGGACGCCCACAGCAGGTGCTGGTCGATGGCGAGCGGGTCGTCTCCTACGGGACTGACGGACGGGTTACACTGAGTGCCGTCGGCGGAAAACGACTGCAGACAGCGCTGTCGCCGCCTGCCTACCGCGTCATCGTCGGCGACGACAGCGAGCCGTTCGTCCGCGATGAAAAGAACGTTTTCGCGAAGTTCGTCCGCGAGGTCGACCCCGCGATTCGCCCCGGCGACGAGGTACTCGTCGAACACTACGACGGCGACCTTCTGGCGGTCGGGCGAGCGGAGCTTTCCGCCGCCGCGATGGCCGACTTCGAAACCGGGATGGCGGTCGCGGTCCGCGACGGGAATCCGGAGTAA
- a CDS encoding carboxypeptidase-like regulatory domain-containing protein, which produces MALAVALLCLTAVPATAAGAPQTNAGPADTHASTDVPASEVVDYAVVPEDAEGEAGDRVAVDIEAIDFTEDGDGDVTAYDLTVDYDDEILVFDSAESFLAEDEDLDVEQDNGTVSVEWNPNAFENAYDEMIAEVADGEASPDMNVTLVTLEFASLSDYAGETAEIDVTDDSQMWHGTTELESYDGDDVWWGHGKVDIVDELEDDGPSGPDGPQVGEFTAVSQGGFVAFNEETEADAREEGVEFPARSDDETPIQIRGEIFDDGSWQSTEVSFPTLEASGMDVDVYVDEKLYGDIDEDADHMTAEGEFRVVIDNDEDTSFEFEIASLTDDSNALSGSGDIADDGGAVTVVDNEFLVEDTTGDSTVDSGLGLPSTEEGENWIELPLDIEITDTDVPTGSVEGTVESEAGDPIANADVNVVDELDATQTDEDGSYAFDLPVGTYDLAVDADGYYETTVEVEIEEDETTERDIALEAGDPALEAILVGDEVTAGETAEIVATIENVGDGAGTQDVVLSVGDDSMTESVTLDVEEEASVFFDWETSTDDVGEHTAEIETEDDTASAEVVVEADDDEAEDAEGADTVSVTSQGGFISFSEPDDVETAREEGLELPAEGDDDGAIEVEGTYNGDTWRSTSVDFPDLDADGITAEVSVPDGLEGELDPESDYMTVEGTLTVTIPDAGSFSFDVELTTDGSGALDGSGDLDADGGSVTVVDNEYLVSDESGDDTIDTVLDLPATSPGENWLELELSVDIEEGETPDTAAAEDEDEADKEDDPEQSAAEASDDDESTSGESAAEPAEVEVDGESFVAHSQGGFISFAEDGEDQAIEEGLAFPVQGDDDSHIRIVGTIDDGTWESEQTVFPTLVTDSGVEAEVSAPDGLSGEINEETGEMTATGELEVAVGGDPDTTFSFEIDTTTGDSGALSGDGSFSDDSGSATLVDNEFLVDDTTGDTIIDSQLELPVTESGTNWFELELDVEFDADGSESGDAGDESEETGAAEETQQDYGGSLVTSFGQLTGFLGMVAAGGLVTFSLASRVAVFAGL; this is translated from the coding sequence GTGGCTCTTGCCGTCGCTTTGCTCTGTCTTACGGCGGTCCCAGCAACCGCGGCTGGGGCGCCACAAACGAATGCAGGGCCGGCGGACACACACGCAAGCACCGATGTCCCGGCGTCGGAGGTCGTCGACTACGCTGTTGTTCCCGAGGATGCCGAAGGCGAGGCGGGCGACCGGGTTGCAGTCGACATCGAGGCTATCGACTTCACCGAAGACGGCGACGGCGATGTGACTGCCTACGACTTGACAGTTGACTACGACGATGAAATACTCGTCTTCGACAGCGCCGAGTCGTTCCTCGCGGAGGATGAAGACCTCGACGTAGAGCAGGACAATGGTACCGTGTCGGTTGAATGGAATCCCAACGCTTTCGAAAACGCGTACGACGAGATGATTGCTGAGGTCGCGGACGGCGAAGCCTCGCCCGATATGAACGTCACGCTCGTCACGCTTGAGTTTGCGTCCCTCAGCGATTACGCGGGCGAGACTGCTGAAATAGATGTCACGGACGACTCACAGATGTGGCACGGCACGACCGAACTGGAGTCGTATGATGGCGACGATGTCTGGTGGGGCCACGGGAAAGTCGACATCGTTGACGAACTCGAAGACGACGGGCCAAGCGGGCCGGACGGACCGCAGGTCGGTGAATTCACTGCGGTGAGTCAGGGTGGATTCGTCGCCTTCAACGAAGAGACTGAGGCTGACGCCCGCGAGGAGGGCGTTGAGTTCCCGGCTCGGAGTGACGACGAAACCCCGATCCAGATACGTGGCGAGATATTCGACGACGGCTCGTGGCAGTCGACAGAAGTTTCGTTCCCCACGCTTGAGGCCAGCGGCATGGATGTTGACGTGTACGTCGACGAGAAACTGTACGGCGACATTGATGAGGACGCTGACCACATGACCGCCGAGGGTGAGTTCCGGGTCGTCATCGACAACGACGAGGATACGTCCTTCGAGTTTGAGATAGCCTCGCTGACAGACGACAGCAATGCGTTGTCCGGTAGTGGTGATATCGCCGACGACGGCGGTGCAGTGACCGTCGTCGACAACGAGTTCCTCGTTGAGGACACGACCGGCGACAGTACCGTCGACAGCGGACTGGGGCTCCCTTCGACGGAGGAAGGTGAAAACTGGATTGAGCTGCCGCTTGATATCGAAATAACCGACACTGACGTTCCGACCGGCTCCGTCGAAGGCACTGTCGAATCAGAAGCCGGCGACCCGATAGCTAACGCGGATGTGAACGTTGTCGACGAGCTGGATGCAACCCAAACCGATGAGGACGGCTCGTATGCGTTCGACCTCCCTGTTGGTACGTACGACCTTGCGGTCGACGCGGATGGCTACTACGAGACGACAGTTGAAGTCGAAATTGAGGAAGACGAGACCACCGAACGCGATATCGCGCTCGAAGCTGGCGACCCCGCGTTAGAAGCCATCCTCGTCGGGGATGAGGTTACCGCCGGTGAAACGGCCGAAATCGTCGCCACAATCGAAAACGTCGGTGACGGCGCGGGCACACAGGATGTTGTGTTGTCAGTCGGCGACGACTCGATGACAGAATCGGTCACCCTCGACGTTGAGGAAGAGGCTTCCGTCTTCTTCGATTGGGAGACCAGCACAGACGACGTTGGAGAACACACCGCTGAAATAGAAACGGAAGACGATACTGCAAGCGCCGAGGTCGTCGTCGAGGCGGATGACGACGAGGCTGAAGATGCAGAGGGAGCCGATACGGTTTCCGTAACGAGCCAAGGCGGTTTCATCTCCTTCTCTGAGCCCGACGACGTCGAGACTGCCCGCGAGGAGGGCCTTGAGCTCCCTGCGGAAGGCGATGACGACGGCGCAATCGAAGTCGAAGGAACCTACAACGGCGACACGTGGCGTTCGACATCGGTCGACTTCCCGGACCTCGATGCAGACGGCATCACAGCCGAGGTGTCTGTTCCGGACGGTCTGGAGGGTGAACTCGACCCCGAAAGCGATTACATGACCGTGGAAGGAACCCTGACTGTGACTATCCCTGACGCCGGGAGCTTCAGTTTCGATGTCGAACTTACCACTGACGGAAGCGGTGCGCTCGACGGAAGCGGAGACCTCGATGCCGACGGCGGGTCCGTTACCGTGGTCGATAATGAGTACCTCGTTTCCGACGAGAGCGGCGACGATACGATCGATACAGTGCTTGACCTTCCGGCGACCTCTCCGGGTGAAAACTGGCTCGAACTCGAACTCAGCGTCGATATCGAAGAAGGTGAAACACCGGACACAGCGGCTGCGGAAGACGAAGACGAGGCCGACAAAGAGGACGACCCGGAACAGTCGGCCGCCGAAGCGTCTGACGATGACGAATCCACCAGCGGTGAGTCGGCAGCGGAACCCGCTGAGGTCGAAGTCGACGGTGAGTCCTTTGTCGCTCACAGCCAAGGCGGGTTCATCTCCTTTGCCGAGGACGGCGAAGACCAAGCCATTGAGGAGGGACTTGCCTTCCCAGTACAGGGTGACGACGACAGTCACATCCGAATCGTCGGCACAATCGACGACGGTACGTGGGAATCAGAGCAGACGGTGTTCCCGACGCTCGTGACTGATTCAGGCGTTGAAGCCGAAGTCAGCGCACCCGACGGTCTTTCGGGTGAAATCAACGAAGAAACCGGTGAGATGACGGCAACCGGTGAACTCGAAGTCGCCGTCGGTGGGGACCCGGACACGACGTTCAGCTTCGAAATCGATACGACAACTGGCGACAGCGGTGCTCTTAGCGGTGACGGCTCCTTCAGCGACGACTCTGGCTCCGCGACGCTCGTGGACAATGAGTTCCTCGTCGATGATACAACCGGTGACACGATTATCGACTCCCAGCTTGAGCTTCCGGTCACCGAATCAGGAACCAACTGGTTCGAACTAGAACTGGACGTCGAGTTCGATGCAGACGGGTCGGAAAGCGGTGATGCCGGCGACGAATCCGAGGAGACCGGTGCAGCCGAGGAGACACAGCAGGACTACGGTGGCAGCCTCGTCACCAGCTTCGGACAGCTGACTGGCTTCCTCGGAATGGTAGCTGCCGGCGGGCTAGTCACGTTCAGTCTCGCTAGCCGAGTCGCCGTCTTCGCCGGGCTCTGA
- a CDS encoding hydroxymethylglutaryl-CoA reductase, translating into MVIPTPDSGILKRVYANLVGSGGFVSLDIPDKVLKRLYTYGSLQDTDRGVEFEIKNRLQDAKFAGVSRVVINGNEIDPDRVRLETADGETFRLDEVTESDPISFPVGRTVVVVVEELSIPTGDHDIHVEFLAEPFGELSLDISDTIRDEGELPSIPRDEEDNYSQEAIQMRHEYLEEETGVDLEHVPEYSFDSQRGEGNIENFIGVAQMPLGLAGPVKVNGEHADGYYPIPLATTEGTLVASYSRGMKAINMAGGATATVVDDRMNRAPVFVFEDARNARDFRDWVFDHYDTMKEKAEETSSVAELVEIEDYMTNNLAHLRFSFRTGDAAGQNMVGKATFAACNWALQEYPGYVENFYLEGNFATDKKASKVNDMMTRGKRVTAEVTLDEETCIHHLGAEPESLDHHSKIGTLGSFMSGANTNGAHPANGLAALFIATGQDEANVAESSAAILNTTLLADNSLHISVTIPSLIVATYGGGTGMATQQECLAMLDCNGTGNVNKLAEIAATVVLAGELSLGAAISASDWVTSHESLGRNR; encoded by the coding sequence ATGGTGATTCCAACACCAGACAGCGGGATTCTGAAGCGGGTGTACGCCAACCTCGTGGGGTCGGGGGGCTTCGTTTCTCTCGATATACCCGACAAGGTACTCAAGCGGCTCTACACCTATGGCAGCCTGCAGGACACGGACAGGGGTGTCGAATTCGAGATAAAAAACCGGCTCCAGGACGCCAAGTTCGCGGGCGTCTCCCGGGTAGTTATAAACGGCAACGAAATTGACCCCGACAGGGTGCGGCTCGAAACCGCCGACGGCGAGACGTTCCGCCTCGATGAGGTCACCGAATCCGACCCAATATCCTTCCCGGTCGGACGGACCGTCGTTGTCGTCGTCGAGGAACTGTCGATTCCGACGGGCGACCACGATATCCACGTGGAGTTTCTGGCCGAGCCATTCGGCGAGCTGTCGCTGGACATCAGCGACACCATTCGCGACGAGGGTGAACTCCCGTCGATTCCCCGCGACGAGGAGGACAACTACAGTCAAGAGGCCATACAGATGCGCCACGAATACCTCGAAGAAGAAACGGGCGTCGACCTCGAACACGTCCCCGAGTACTCGTTTGACTCCCAGCGTGGCGAAGGCAACATTGAGAACTTCATCGGCGTCGCCCAGATGCCGCTCGGTCTCGCCGGCCCGGTCAAGGTGAACGGCGAGCACGCCGACGGCTACTATCCGATTCCACTGGCGACGACCGAGGGAACGCTTGTCGCTTCCTACAGCCGCGGTATGAAGGCCATCAATATGGCCGGCGGCGCGACGGCGACGGTCGTCGACGACCGGATGAATCGGGCTCCGGTGTTTGTCTTCGAGGACGCACGCAACGCGCGCGATTTCCGCGACTGGGTCTTCGACCACTACGACACGATGAAAGAAAAGGCCGAGGAGACCTCCAGCGTCGCCGAACTCGTCGAAATCGAGGATTACATGACGAACAACCTCGCCCACCTCCGGTTTAGTTTCCGGACGGGCGATGCCGCCGGGCAGAATATGGTTGGGAAGGCGACCTTTGCGGCCTGTAACTGGGCGCTCCAGGAGTATCCCGGTTACGTCGAGAACTTCTATCTCGAGGGGAACTTCGCGACCGACAAGAAGGCCTCAAAAGTAAACGACATGATGACCCGCGGCAAGCGTGTCACCGCGGAGGTCACGCTTGACGAGGAAACCTGCATCCACCACCTCGGGGCCGAACCGGAGAGCCTCGACCACCACAGCAAGATCGGCACGCTCGGCTCATTTATGTCGGGGGCCAACACCAACGGTGCCCATCCGGCAAACGGGCTGGCGGCGCTGTTTATCGCGACCGGCCAAGACGAGGCCAACGTCGCCGAGTCGTCGGCGGCGATTCTCAACACGACGCTGCTTGCCGACAACTCCTTGCACATCTCGGTTACCATTCCGTCGCTCATCGTCGCGACGTACGGCGGCGGCACAGGGATGGCAACCCAGCAGGAGTGTCTTGCGATGCTCGACTGCAACGGCACCGGCAACGTCAACAAACTCGCTGAAATCGCTGCCACAGTCGTTCTCGCCGGCGAGCTATCGCTCGGGGCGGCTATTTCAGCGTCCGACTGGGTGACGAGCCACGAGTCGCTCGGACGGAACCGCTAG
- a CDS encoding transcription factor S, with protein MEFCDECGSMMHSEDGLWVCRSCGFEKQQGDDDADRMTTTEGQDTDSGPVDMSEVDDSEIGPTTRVNCPECGNDRARYEMKQIRAADESETRFFTCTECEHKWREDDH; from the coding sequence ATGGAATTCTGCGACGAATGCGGTTCGATGATGCACAGCGAGGACGGGCTGTGGGTCTGTCGCTCCTGTGGCTTCGAGAAACAGCAGGGAGACGACGACGCCGACCGGATGACGACGACTGAGGGCCAAGACACCGACAGCGGCCCGGTCGACATGTCTGAGGTCGACGACTCCGAAATCGGTCCGACGACGCGGGTCAACTGCCCCGAGTGTGGTAACGACCGCGCCCGCTACGAGATGAAGCAGATTCGTGCCGCCGACGAATCGGAGACGCGCTTTTTCACCTGTACCGAGTGCGAACACAAGTGGCGCGAGGACGACCACTAG
- a CDS encoding DUF6517 family protein: protein MSVPVPESALDGGWTHAKNRSRTVFEGFGVSVRAETVIYEDADLRERIAAAGGPDRVWRFFFSSRLAVSPSPPLLETVGRPHAVRESKQDFAAELRARGIEGVSAGDTRSVRVADAEAALTPFYGTVDADGATVDVVGALALWYEDGFLVAGGAYPSDGVERWVDVAPDAFETELLSLIRATAETAQT, encoded by the coding sequence ATGTCGGTGCCCGTTCCCGAGTCGGCGCTGGACGGCGGCTGGACCCACGCGAAGAACCGCAGCCGGACCGTCTTCGAGGGGTTCGGCGTTTCAGTCCGTGCTGAGACCGTCATCTACGAGGACGCCGACCTCCGGGAGCGCATCGCCGCTGCCGGTGGCCCAGACCGTGTCTGGCGGTTCTTTTTCAGTTCACGGCTCGCCGTCTCTCCGTCGCCGCCGCTTCTCGAGACGGTTGGCAGACCGCACGCGGTCAGAGAATCAAAACAGGATTTCGCAGCCGAACTCCGCGCCCGCGGCATCGAGGGTGTCTCCGCCGGCGACACCCGGTCGGTCCGCGTTGCGGACGCCGAGGCGGCGCTGACACCGTTCTATGGGACCGTCGATGCTGACGGAGCCACAGTCGATGTTGTCGGCGCGTTGGCGCTGTGGTACGAGGATGGGTTCCTCGTCGCAGGTGGTGCGTACCCAAGCGACGGCGTCGAACGGTGGGTCGATGTTGCGCCCGACGCCTTCGAAACGGAGCTCCTGTCGCTCATTCGAGCGACGGCAGAAACCGCGCAAACGTGA
- the fni gene encoding type 2 isopentenyl-diphosphate Delta-isomerase, whose protein sequence is MPDSEPSETEDRKDDHVRIIREEDVESGGTGLGDVRLVHEALPDVHYDDIDTSIPFLGAELDAPIVIESMTGGHANTTDINRALAAAAAETGIAMGVGSQRAGLELDDEGVLESYTVVREAAPDAFLYGNLGAAQLKEYDLETVERAVEMIDADALAVHLNFLQEAVQPEGDVDARGCLPAIERVVDGLSVPVVVKETGNGFAAETARRLADAGVDAIDVAGKGGTTWSGVEAYRAAAVGASRQERVGELFREWGVPTAVSTLECAAEHDCVVASGGVRTGLDVAKAIALGARAGGLAKPFLEPAASGTEAVVERIEDLKTELRTAMFVTGSPTVADLQETDYVLLGGTRQYVEQRGD, encoded by the coding sequence ATGCCGGACTCGGAGCCGTCTGAGACGGAGGACCGCAAGGACGACCACGTGCGAATCATCCGCGAAGAAGATGTCGAATCCGGCGGCACCGGGCTCGGCGATGTCCGTCTGGTTCACGAGGCGTTGCCCGACGTCCACTACGATGATATCGACACCAGCATCCCCTTCCTCGGTGCTGAACTCGACGCGCCGATAGTCATCGAGAGCATGACCGGCGGCCACGCCAACACGACCGATATCAACCGGGCGCTTGCGGCCGCCGCCGCCGAGACAGGTATCGCGATGGGCGTCGGCAGCCAACGGGCCGGGCTTGAACTCGACGACGAGGGCGTCCTCGAATCCTACACCGTCGTCCGCGAGGCCGCCCCGGACGCGTTTCTCTACGGGAACCTCGGGGCCGCACAGCTCAAAGAGTACGACCTCGAAACCGTCGAACGCGCCGTCGAGATGATAGACGCCGACGCGCTCGCCGTCCACTTGAACTTCCTGCAGGAAGCGGTCCAGCCGGAGGGCGATGTCGACGCTCGGGGATGCTTGCCGGCCATCGAACGGGTCGTCGACGGTCTCTCAGTGCCGGTCGTCGTCAAGGAGACCGGCAACGGGTTCGCCGCTGAAACGGCACGCCGGCTCGCCGATGCCGGCGTTGACGCAATCGACGTCGCCGGCAAGGGCGGTACGACGTGGTCCGGCGTCGAAGCCTACCGCGCGGCCGCCGTCGGGGCCTCCAGACAGGAGCGCGTCGGCGAACTGTTCCGCGAGTGGGGCGTCCCGACCGCGGTCAGCACGCTCGAATGCGCCGCCGAACACGACTGCGTCGTCGCCAGCGGCGGCGTCCGAACGGGCCTCGATGTCGCGAAGGCCATCGCCTTGGGAGCCCGCGCCGGCGGTCTCGCCAAGCCGTTCCTCGAACCGGCCGCATCGGGCACCGAAGCCGTCGTCGAGCGCATCGAGGATTTGAAAACTGAACTCCGGACGGCGATGTTCGTCACCGGTTCGCCGACAGTCGCCGACCTCCAAGAGACTGACTACGTACTTCTGGGCGGGACCCGCCAGTACGTCGAGCAGCGCGGCGACTGA
- a CDS encoding methyltransferase domain-containing protein — MTRADRRVLVVRGNREFLLEPGATQETDLGVLELPEDIEPGTTVETHLDESFEVRRLRGPDLFDHLERTGAPMMPRDIGLVVGHTGVAAGDRALDAGTGTGVLAAYLGRLGVEVTTYERDPEFAEVARENMETAGVADNVTVETGDIAATIDDLKGPFDLITLDTGDAPEVVAQADDLLASGGFIATYSPFVETARACAEAAREAGLDDVETLETIQREMDFDDRGSRPSTAGVGHTGYLTFARFLPSLE, encoded by the coding sequence GTGACACGCGCCGACCGCCGCGTGCTCGTCGTACGCGGCAACCGCGAGTTCCTGCTTGAGCCGGGCGCGACACAGGAAACAGACCTCGGGGTGCTCGAACTCCCGGAGGACATCGAGCCCGGCACGACCGTCGAGACGCATCTGGACGAATCCTTCGAGGTCCGCCGGCTCCGCGGCCCGGACCTCTTCGACCATCTCGAACGAACCGGCGCGCCGATGATGCCCCGCGACATCGGCCTCGTCGTCGGTCACACCGGCGTCGCTGCGGGCGACCGAGCACTCGACGCCGGCACTGGAACGGGCGTGCTCGCGGCGTATCTCGGCCGGCTCGGCGTCGAGGTGACGACCTACGAGCGCGACCCCGAGTTCGCCGAGGTCGCACGCGAGAACATGGAGACGGCGGGCGTCGCCGACAATGTCACCGTCGAGACCGGCGATATCGCAGCCACCATCGACGACCTCAAGGGACCGTTCGACCTGATAACGCTTGATACCGGCGACGCCCCCGAGGTCGTCGCACAGGCCGACGACCTGCTCGCGTCCGGCGGCTTCATCGCCACGTACTCGCCGTTTGTCGAGACAGCGCGGGCGTGCGCCGAGGCGGCACGTGAGGCTGGCCTCGACGATGTCGAGACGCTGGAGACCATTCAGCGGGAGATGGACTTCGACGACCGCGGCTCTCGCCCCTCGACGGCCGGGGTCGGACACACCGGCTATCTCACGTTTGCGCGGTTTCTGCCGTCGCTCGAATGA
- a CDS encoding MFS transporter: MFGTDRRVVVLALARMADAVANSFLIIVLPLYIASGELALPAFEGASVLGIPLTVELLIGVALSLFGFVNSFAQPFTGRLSDRTARRKIYILFGLVVLAVTSVAYALVESYEALLVVRALQGLGGAFVIPTTIALVNDLARSDAERGGNFGVFNTFRLIGFGFGPIVAGVVVQAGPYALPLGTELSGFNAAFGVAVLGALVSFTLVTVLIEEPPMAAADATDDLSIAVFGDSRLLDPVFVLGVATFFMAVSIALFATLQEPINDRLSQGPLWFGIQFAAVVVANVILQMPIGRAADRIGRRPFLVWGLVLLVPAVLAQGLVTSSWTMLVVRLLHGVSVAMVFAPALAVAGDLAEEGESGTTLSVLTMAFGLGTAVGPLSSGVLFGYAFVVPFAAGAVLAFLALVLVATQVEETLETATGGPILGGR; the protein is encoded by the coding sequence ATGTTCGGGACGGACCGCCGAGTCGTCGTGCTGGCGCTTGCCCGCATGGCGGACGCGGTCGCGAACTCGTTTCTCATTATCGTGCTGCCGCTGTATATCGCCAGCGGCGAGCTCGCGTTGCCCGCCTTCGAGGGGGCAAGCGTCCTCGGTATCCCGCTGACTGTCGAGCTACTCATCGGCGTCGCGCTGTCGCTTTTCGGGTTCGTAAACAGCTTCGCACAGCCGTTCACGGGACGGCTCTCGGACCGCACCGCCAGGCGGAAAATATACATCCTCTTCGGGCTGGTCGTTTTGGCGGTTACAAGTGTCGCCTACGCGCTCGTCGAGAGCTATGAGGCGCTGCTTGTCGTTCGGGCGCTGCAGGGGCTTGGCGGCGCGTTCGTCATCCCAACGACGATTGCGCTTGTCAACGACCTCGCACGTTCGGATGCGGAACGCGGCGGCAACTTCGGCGTTTTCAACACGTTCCGGCTCATCGGCTTCGGTTTCGGTCCCATCGTTGCGGGCGTCGTCGTACAGGCCGGGCCGTACGCGTTGCCGCTCGGAACGGAGCTCTCGGGATTCAACGCCGCCTTCGGCGTCGCTGTCCTCGGAGCGCTCGTGAGCTTTACGCTCGTGACGGTGCTTATCGAGGAGCCGCCGATGGCGGCCGCCGACGCGACCGACGACCTCTCTATCGCCGTCTTCGGCGATAGTCGGCTGCTTGACCCCGTGTTCGTGCTCGGCGTGGCAACCTTCTTTATGGCAGTCAGCATCGCGCTGTTTGCCACGCTACAGGAACCGATTAACGACCGGCTCAGCCAAGGGCCGCTCTGGTTCGGGATCCAGTTTGCGGCCGTGGTTGTGGCGAACGTCATCCTCCAGATGCCCATCGGCCGGGCCGCCGACCGCATCGGCCGGCGGCCGTTTCTGGTCTGGGGTCTCGTGTTGCTGGTGCCGGCGGTGCTGGCACAGGGGCTCGTAACGTCATCGTGGACGATGCTCGTCGTCAGGCTCTTGCACGGTGTCTCGGTGGCGATGGTCTTTGCGCCGGCGCTCGCCGTCGCCGGTGACCTCGCCGAGGAGGGTGAGTCGGGGACGACTCTTTCGGTGCTGACGATGGCGTTCGGGCTTGGCACCGCCGTTGGGCCGCTTTCCTCCGGCGTCCTCTTCGGATACGCCTTCGTCGTGCCGTTTGCCGCCGGGGCTGTGCTTGCGTTCCTCGCGCTGGTGTTGGTCGCCACACAGGTCGAAGAAACGCTGGAGACGGCGACAGGCGGCCCGATCTTGGGCGGCCGCTAG